The nucleotide sequence AGAACACTTTTTCCTACTTTTTTACTTATACTTATACCCAACCTATTAATTTCTAAATTTTTCTTATTTTTGTATATATATAATATAAATAATTTACTAGAATATGATTTTCCTCTATTATATACAATTCTAAAATCAAAATTTTTCTTTATCTTATAAACCTTCATAATCTAAATACAATCCCCTCTAAAATATTAAAGAGGCACTTTTATATTTTAAAAATGTGCCTCTTTAATATTTTATTAATCCTACTAATAAGTTAATCTTTTTCTACCCTTTAATCTTCTTCTTTTTATAATAGCTCTTCCAGAAGCATTTTTCATTCTTTTTCTAAAACCATGCTCCTTTTTACGCTGTCTCTTTTTTGGTTGATACGTCATAAACATGTAACCACCCCATTTTAATTAAATTTCTAAATTTTATTTTAGTAGATTATATATCTAATTTTAAATTATGTCAATTATTATTTTTTCCTAATATAAATAAATATTAATTGAATGATTAGATGTTATTATGTTATTATTATTCTTATTGTTGATAACTTGTTTTGTTTTCAACATTTTTATTAACATATCAATTCTAT is from Candidatus Arthromitus sp. SFB-rat-Yit and encodes:
- the rpmH gene encoding 50S ribosomal protein L34 — encoded protein: MFMTYQPKKRQRKKEHGFRKRMKNASGRAIIKRRRLKGRKRLTY